A stretch of Campylobacter volucris DNA encodes these proteins:
- the pseD gene encoding motility associated factor glycosyltransferase family protein, whose translation MQKALFEKNIQALQNVKLKEKLQNFKKNNFKVIVGNDALDINFIHNGGGYRLYEDVLLQLNEKLNLYNDKYLLYPVLYFYGFGNGILYKALLQNKNRQKIVVFEKELEFIYLSFHYIDFSEELKNGALIVLDTNIININSYNEICSNSPFFNFLRVYFLDIHCDYYEKYQEDILNTNSNMQLHIKRSIYRYGNDSQDSLMGIENFIYNLPKIISNYSFKQLCLKRKKLSDMAIIVSTGPSLIKQLPLLKQYTNYASIFCADSAYPILAKEGIKPDYVLSLERVKETSEFFNNDFKELDKDVLFVLKSLTHPNTFQYLNANNRKIIPATYYTFFTHFIGLHDFGYMNMGQSVATMAYFLALHLEHKNIIFIGQDLAYAKDGSSHPKEYYYGQYDTYDPKDISYHLTTIAYGGQDKVFTNEIWMLFKTQIEEAVFNAKTYLNTTTYNCTEGGARIKGTIEKPFKQICEQLLTKKLNKPFVKLEKLNQNKQKELMLKAFYKVYKAIKICNTLEKECLHLYNTLIFLSNDEKNFKNVIEQLDYFKSKIEKILILKELINPLNTQFELNLARIYVLNPKTKEDAFNKTLLWIKEHLEWILMLKDHIKALKITLEKNIINLEKELENQNLHQYVQKIKKVKLYFKDLG comes from the coding sequence ATGCAAAAAGCTTTATTTGAAAAAAATATCCAAGCTTTACAAAATGTAAAACTAAAAGAAAAATTACAAAATTTTAAAAAGAATAATTTTAAAGTTATAGTAGGAAATGATGCATTAGATATTAATTTTATCCATAATGGGGGGGGGTATAGGCTTTATGAAGATGTGCTTTTGCAATTAAATGAAAAATTAAATTTATACAATGATAAATATCTTTTATATCCTGTGCTTTATTTTTATGGATTTGGAAATGGAATTTTATACAAAGCTCTTTTGCAAAATAAAAACAGACAAAAGATTGTTGTTTTTGAAAAAGAATTAGAATTTATTTATTTAAGTTTTCATTATATAGACTTTAGTGAAGAATTAAAAAATGGTGCTTTGATTGTTTTGGATACCAATATAATTAATATCAACTCATATAATGAAATTTGCTCTAATAGTCCTTTTTTTAATTTCTTGCGTGTGTATTTTTTAGATATTCATTGTGATTATTATGAAAAATATCAAGAAGATATTTTAAACACTAATTCTAATATGCAACTTCATATTAAAAGATCAATTTATAGGTATGGAAATGATTCCCAAGACTCTTTAATGGGAATAGAAAATTTTATCTATAATTTACCTAAAATTATTAGTAATTATTCTTTTAAACAATTATGTTTAAAAAGAAAAAAATTAAGCGATATGGCTATTATAGTTTCAACTGGACCTTCTTTGATCAAACAACTTCCTTTGTTAAAACAATATACTAATTATGCTAGTATATTTTGTGCTGATAGTGCTTATCCTATCTTAGCTAAAGAAGGTATAAAACCTGATTATGTTTTATCTTTGGAAAGAGTTAAAGAAACTTCTGAATTTTTTAATAATGATTTTAAAGAATTAGATAAGGATGTGTTGTTTGTATTAAAATCTTTAACCCATCCTAATACTTTTCAATATCTTAATGCAAATAATAGAAAAATAATTCCGGCTACATATTATACTTTTTTTACTCATTTTATAGGATTACACGACTTTGGCTATATGAATATGGGACAAAGCGTTGCGACAATGGCTTATTTTCTAGCTCTACATTTAGAACACAAAAACATCATTTTTATAGGACAAGACTTAGCTTATGCAAAAGATGGTTCTTCTCATCCTAAAGAGTATTATTATGGACAATATGACACCTATGATCCAAAAGATATTTCATATCATTTAACTACCATAGCCTATGGTGGGCAAGATAAAGTTTTTACAAATGAAATCTGGATGCTTTTTAAAACACAAATAGAAGAAGCTGTATTTAATGCAAAAACATATCTAAATACCACAACCTATAATTGCACCGAAGGTGGAGCTAGGATAAAAGGAACCATAGAAAAACCTTTCAAACAAATATGCGAACAATTACTAACAAAAAAACTTAATAAGCCTTTTGTAAAACTTGAAAAATTAAATCAAAATAAACAAAAAGAATTAATGTTAAAAGCGTTTTATAAAGTGTATAAAGCTATAAAAATTTGTAATACTTTAGAAAAAGAATGCTTGCATCTTTATAACACTTTAATTTTTTTAAGCAATGATGAGAAAAATTTTAAAAATGTTATAGAACAATTAGATTATTTTAAAAGTAAAATAGAAAAAATTTTAATTTTAAAAGAACTTATAAATCCTCTAAATACCCAATTTGAACTCAACTTAGCTCGAATTTATGTATTAAATCCTAAAACAAAAGAAGATGCTTTTAACAAAACCTTACTTTGGATTAAAGAGCATTTAGAATGGATTTTAATGTTAAAGGATCACATAAAAGCATTAAAGATTACTTTAGAAAAAAATATTATCAATTTAGAAAAAGAACTTGAAAATCAAAATTTACATCAATATGTTCAAAAAATAAAAAAAGTTAAATTATATTTTAAGGATTTGGGGTAG
- the sppA gene encoding signal peptide peptidase SppA has product MQIIKSFFKGIGKIISFINTYFKTFVFLFIVFLILSPSSENTKLSNANLAQINLKGEISDASNLLEQIYKLKDDEAIKGVLFYIDSPGGAFAPSMEIALAIQDLKAKKPVIAYAGGTIASGSYLSAVGANTIIANPASFVGSIGVIMQGFNASELAQKIGISDQTIKAGTYKEAGTFMRQWSEKEKEFLQNLADQSYMLFTNFVAKNRDLDLNQTQIWADAKVFLADEALKLKLIDKVGNYELAKKELEKLAKVKNPIWQKEDAIDKFLKRLEEQSASFFANTLTQIFTQLNSQKIY; this is encoded by the coding sequence ATGCAAATTATAAAATCATTTTTTAAAGGCATAGGCAAAATCATCTCTTTTATAAACACTTATTTTAAGACTTTTGTGTTTTTATTTATAGTTTTTTTAATCCTTTCTCCAAGCTCTGAAAATACAAAACTTTCTAATGCCAATTTAGCTCAAATCAACTTAAAAGGCGAAATTAGCGATGCGAGTAATCTTTTAGAGCAAATTTATAAACTCAAAGATGATGAAGCTATAAAAGGAGTATTATTTTACATCGATAGTCCTGGTGGAGCATTTGCTCCAAGTATGGAAATAGCCTTAGCTATACAAGATTTAAAAGCTAAAAAACCTGTCATAGCATATGCTGGTGGAACCATAGCTAGCGGAAGTTATTTAAGTGCTGTAGGAGCCAATACCATCATTGCTAATCCTGCTAGTTTTGTAGGGTCTATTGGGGTGATTATGCAAGGTTTTAATGCAAGCGAGTTAGCTCAAAAAATAGGCATAAGCGATCAAACCATAAAAGCTGGAACATACAAAGAAGCTGGAACTTTCATGCGACAATGGAGCGAAAAAGAAAAAGAATTTTTACAAAATTTAGCCGATCAAAGCTATATGCTATTTACAAATTTTGTAGCTAAAAATCGCGATTTAGATCTAAATCAAACACAAATTTGGGCTGATGCAAAAGTATTTTTAGCTGATGAAGCTTTAAAATTAAAATTAATTGATAAAGTGGGAAACTATGAACTTGCTAAAAAAGAATTAGAAAAATTAGCCAAAGTAAAAAATCCTATCTGGCAAAAAGAAGATGCTATAGATAAATTCTTAAAAAGATTAGAAGAACAAAGTGCAAGTTTTTTTGCAAATACCTTAACGCAAATTTTCACCCAACTAAACTCGCAAAAAATTTACTAA
- a CDS encoding metallo-dependent hydrolase, subgroup D yields the protein MYIIAPKMIFVCDDDFSILKDQALLFDEKILQIDTLENLQKNYPQARLIDIDKNSILLPAFINPHTHLEYSANNGNLVFGDFLAWLESIFTNRFDLSQKAKENLILKNIQQMLKSGTSTIGEISSFGTDLTSCVKSQARIIFFNEILGSNETFIKEKEEEFLKRYNDSLKFKSSKFIPAISIHSPYSTHPKLAQFALNIAKKNKHLVCTHFLESNHENNWLRFQKGKFKKSLAKFTKNPKPFYTPASFLKLFEGHRTLFTHCVYLKEFENLDKNLHSITHCVMSNRLLSKKTFNLKQNLKKGINIHLGSDGLSSNVSLSILDEMRANLLIHSDFELEKFAKILLLMATNKAAKALDLNLGEIKKGKIADFSIFKLPNSANLEQLPLQFILQSKEVSKIFIEGKECKL from the coding sequence TTTGCGATGATGATTTTAGTATATTAAAAGATCAAGCTTTGCTATTTGATGAAAAAATTTTACAAATAGATACTTTAGAAAATTTACAAAAAAATTATCCTCAAGCAAGGCTTATTGATATAGATAAAAACTCTATTCTTTTACCTGCTTTTATCAATCCTCATACGCATTTAGAATATAGTGCAAATAATGGAAATTTAGTATTTGGAGATTTTTTAGCTTGGCTAGAAAGTATTTTTACAAATCGCTTTGATTTAAGCCAAAAAGCTAAAGAAAATTTAATCTTAAAAAACATTCAACAAATGCTAAAAAGTGGCACAAGCACTATAGGAGAAATATCAAGTTTTGGCACCGATTTAACATCTTGTGTAAAATCTCAAGCAAGAATCATATTTTTTAATGAAATTTTAGGATCAAATGAAACTTTTATAAAAGAAAAAGAAGAAGAATTTTTAAAAAGATACAACGATAGCTTAAAATTTAAAAGCTCCAAATTTATCCCTGCTATATCTATACATTCTCCATATTCTACGCATCCTAAACTTGCTCAATTTGCACTCAATATCGCTAAAAAAAATAAACACTTAGTTTGCACTCATTTTCTAGAAAGCAATCATGAAAACAATTGGCTACGCTTTCAAAAAGGAAAATTTAAAAAAAGTTTAGCCAAATTCACCAAAAACCCAAAACCTTTTTATACTCCTGCAAGTTTTTTAAAACTTTTTGAAGGTCACAGAACTTTATTTACCCATTGTGTATATTTAAAAGAATTTGAAAATTTGGATAAAAATTTACACTCAATCACTCATTGTGTGATGTCAAATAGATTATTAAGCAAAAAAACATTTAATTTAAAACAAAATTTAAAAAAAGGTATTAACATACACCTTGGAAGTGATGGTTTAAGCTCAAATGTATCACTAAGCATACTAGATGAAATGCGAGCAAATTTATTAATCCATAGTGATTTTGAATTAGAAAAATTTGCTAAAATATTGCTTTTAATGGCAACAAATAAAGCCGCTAAAGCTTTAGATTTAAATTTAGGAGAAATCAAAAAAGGTAAAATTGCTGATTTTAGTATTTTTAAACTACCAAATAGTGCTAATTTAGAGCAACTTCCTTTGCAATTTATCCTACAAAGTAAAGAAGTTTCAAAAATATTTATCGAAGGAAAAGAATGCAAATTATAA
- the ribD gene encoding bifunctional diaminohydroxyphosphoribosylaminopyrimidine deaminase/5-amino-6-(5-phosphoribosylamino)uracil reductase RibD: MTHDFYMNLAIDEAWKYQFLTYPNPAVGCVILDKNGKILSIEAHKKAGKAHAELEAVSIALQKLNPNLNLPKNPNDLHEFICKNHQNLFKDAIAYVSLEPCNHQGKTPPCAKLFSELGFKKVFIAIEDEHQIASGGAKFLKQNGIEVQIGICKQRAKDLLKPFLKWQKSSFKFFKLALSLNGSAYGKIVSSNASRSYVHAVRSKLDLLVIGGETIRHDRPILDARLAQAKAPNLCILSHQNLDEFDKTIPLFGVPNRKIFSSIPNEAKFVMYEGGENFLKAFKDEMDMFLIFSSSNLNTFENVKLDMKLKPLYKGFLENDTYGIYEKY; encoded by the coding sequence ATGACTCACGATTTTTATATGAATTTGGCTATTGATGAGGCTTGGAAATATCAATTTTTAACTTATCCAAACCCTGCCGTGGGCTGTGTGATTTTGGATAAAAATGGTAAAATTTTAAGCATAGAAGCACACAAAAAAGCAGGCAAGGCTCATGCAGAGCTTGAGGCTGTAAGCATAGCTTTGCAAAAACTAAATCCAAATTTAAACCTACCAAAAAATCCAAATGATTTGCATGAATTTATTTGCAAAAATCATCAAAATTTATTCAAAGATGCCATTGCTTATGTGAGTTTAGAACCTTGCAATCATCAAGGAAAAACTCCACCTTGTGCAAAACTTTTTAGTGAGCTTGGATTTAAAAAAGTTTTTATTGCCATAGAAGATGAACACCAAATAGCAAGTGGTGGAGCAAAGTTTTTAAAACAAAATGGCATAGAAGTTCAAATAGGTATATGTAAACAAAGGGCTAAAGATCTTTTAAAGCCTTTTTTAAAATGGCAAAAATCAAGTTTTAAATTTTTTAAACTTGCTCTTTCGCTAAATGGTTCAGCATATGGAAAAATAGTAAGTTCTAATGCAAGTAGAAGCTATGTTCATGCTGTGCGTTCAAAGCTTGATTTATTGGTGATAGGTGGTGAAACCATAAGGCATGATAGACCTATTTTGGATGCAAGATTAGCTCAAGCTAAAGCACCTAATTTATGTATATTAAGCCATCAAAATTTAGATGAGTTTGATAAAACTATACCTTTATTTGGTGTGCCAAATAGAAAGATTTTTTCAAGCATTCCTAATGAAGCTAAATTTGTTATGTATGAAGGTGGAGAGAATTTTTTAAAAGCTTTCAAAGATGAAATGGATATGTTTTTGATTTTTTCAAGTTCAAATTTAAATACTTTTGAAAATGTCAAGCTAGATATGAAATTAAAACCTTTATACAAAGGCTTTTTAGAAAATGATACTTATGGAATTTATGAAAAATACTAA
- a CDS encoding McrBC 5-methylcytosine restriction system, component McrC, with protein sequence MNSTFSIIEHQAFSKEDLKEIFKEKAEIFYEELENFAKDNENFLGFKNKNTLKAKNYVGIIQTKSGVLEILPKCTDLDSYKEDDSSSHDKEKLKKYYKLDNTPKNYDFYGENFKFNPKILLINMLKTLKNSPFKKSQISSLQISKMPLFEIFIKMFLDEFDSVITKGLKRDYVSVEENRAFLKGKLLFNENIKQNLVHKERFFTQSDEFILDIAPNRLIKSTLNFLKSKTTMYKFKITKALQMLDEVEFSTNYAKDFDYKISRHFDYYENILSWCKIFLQNQSFTPYKGQKEAFALLFPMEKIFEDYVAYMFKFANPNKNIKTQSSGKYLISKNGENCFMLKPDLYIEDEMILDTKWKIPDQNSEDKKHGIAQSDLYQMFAYACKFKINDIKLVYPLCERTNELKNRIKELEFKANDHLYFESEKCGIKVQIFFAPLPF encoded by the coding sequence ATGAATAGCACTTTTTCCATCATAGAACACCAAGCTTTTTCTAAAGAAGATTTAAAAGAAATTTTCAAAGAAAAGGCTGAAATTTTTTATGAAGAATTAGAAAATTTTGCCAAAGATAATGAAAATTTTTTAGGATTTAAAAATAAAAATACCTTAAAAGCTAAAAATTATGTTGGCATTATACAAACAAAAAGCGGTGTTTTAGAAATTTTACCAAAATGCACGGATTTAGATAGTTATAAAGAAGATGATTCTTCAAGTCACGATAAAGAAAAACTAAAAAAATACTACAAATTGGATAATACACCTAAAAATTATGATTTTTATGGAGAAAATTTTAAATTTAATCCTAAAATTCTTTTAATCAATATGCTAAAAACTTTAAAAAATTCTCCATTTAAAAAATCTCAAATTTCATCTTTGCAAATTTCTAAAATGCCTTTGTTTGAGATTTTCATTAAGATGTTTTTAGATGAGTTTGATAGTGTTATTACAAAAGGTTTAAAAAGAGATTATGTAAGTGTTGAAGAAAATAGAGCTTTTTTGAAAGGAAAGCTGCTTTTTAATGAAAATATTAAACAAAATTTAGTCCATAAAGAAAGATTTTTTACCCAAAGTGATGAATTTATTTTGGATATAGCTCCAAATCGTTTGATAAAATCAACACTAAATTTTTTAAAATCAAAAACAACTATGTATAAATTCAAAATCACAAAAGCTTTGCAAATGCTAGATGAGGTGGAATTTTCTACAAATTATGCAAAAGACTTTGATTATAAAATTTCAAGACATTTTGATTATTATGAAAATATACTTTCTTGGTGTAAAATTTTTTTACAAAATCAAAGCTTTACACCTTATAAAGGTCAAAAAGAAGCTTTTGCCTTGCTTTTTCCTATGGAGAAAATCTTTGAAGATTATGTAGCTTATATGTTTAAATTTGCAAATCCAAATAAAAATATCAAAACTCAAAGTAGTGGGAAGTATTTAATCTCAAAAAATGGCGAAAATTGTTTTATGCTAAAGCCTGATTTGTATATAGAAGATGAAATGATTTTAGATACCAAATGGAAAATTCCAGATCAAAATAGTGAAGATAAAAAGCATGGCATAGCACAGAGTGATTTGTATCAAATGTTTGCTTATGCTTGTAAATTTAAGATAAATGATATAAAGCTTGTTTATCCACTTTGTGAAAGAACAAATGAGCTAAAAAACAGAATAAAAGAATTAGAATTTAAAGCAAATGATCATTTATACTTTGAAAGTGAAAAATGTGGTATAAAGGTGCAAATATTTTTTGCACCTTTACCTTTTTGA